From Pantoea vagans:
GCCCCAGCAGGTTAAGCCGTGGCCGCGCAGCAGGAAGCCGTAACGCAGCGGAAAGCGGGCGGCGTAATCTTCAATTTCTGACGCCAGCGCCGCAATGTCCTGACTGTTGTCGAATACGGGAATCGCCAGCGTATCCAGATGGGTGTGCTGGCCACTTAACGATTTCTGCATCTCATAGCCGTGCAGCAGCAGCGCCGCGCCCTGCTCCACTCGCGACAGCACGGTCGAATTCACCGTATGGGTATGCAGCACCGCGCCCGCCTCGGGAAAGAGGCGATAGATCATCGTGTGCAGCCCGGTTTCTGCTGACGGCTTACGGCCAGAGAGCGACTGGCTGGTGGCAATATCGACCTCGATAAAGTCATCCCGCGTCAGCGTGCCTTTATCTTTGCCCGATTCACTCAGCAGGCAGACATGTTCATCGCGGCGCACGGACATATTGCCGCCAGTGGCAGGTGCCCAGCCTTTTGCCCCAATCCAGTGACAGGCGGCGACCAGCTGATCTAACGGAAGACTCTGCGACATAAAGGTTCCTTGCGGTGAAATGAGATCACAGGTGGCTCAGATAATCATAATGAAAATACAACAGCTCAAAAATGTTAAACAGCCAGCAAGCGTACGTGACTTTCGAATAATCATCTCCGGGTCCTGCCAAATGATCCGTGTGTCAGCAAGGCGGCAAGCGTGCTTATCCCCGGGAGCTGACACTCGTCAGTGACCGGGGTAAGCAAGCGCAGCCAACGCCGCTGACGCGCGGAGCATGTCGGCAGGACAAGGCGGCAAGTGCGCGCATCCCCGGGAGCTTACACTCGTCAGTGACCGGGGTAAGCAAGCGCAGCCAACGCCGCTGAGGTGCGGAGCATGACTCATTTAGCCGTCTAAGCGTCTTGATTGCCAAATACTACCATCCTGTTTATAGTGGCACAAACACCGGGTGACACCGCATCAATCTTCGCGCTTAAGGCCTGACACCATGACGCAGCACAACCTGATCCCCGAGAGCAAACTCCCTTTGCTCGGCACCACGATTTTCAGCCAGATGAGTGCGCTGGCACAGCAGCATAAAGCCATCAATCTCTCCCAAGGCTTTCCCGATTTCAGCGGCCCGGACTATCTGCAGCAGCGGCTGGCGTATCACGTCAGCCAGGGCGCGAACCAGTATGCGCCGATGACCGGTGCGCTGCCGTTGCGTGAGGCGATTGCAGAGAAAACCGCGCGCCTTTATGACTATCGTCCGGATGTGGAAACGGAAATTACGGTGACGGCGGGCGCGACCGAAGCGCTCTATGCGGCGATTACCGCGCTGGTGCGACCGGGCGATGAGGTGATCTGCTTTGATCCCAGCTACGACAGCTATGCCCCTGCGGTGGAGCTGTCGGGCGGCGTGATGAAACGCATTACACTGCAGCCGCCTGCCTTCCGGGTGGACTGGCAGGCATTTGCTGAACTGCTGAGTGACAAGACCCGGCTGGTAATCCTGAATACGCCGCACAATCCTTCGGCCACCGTCTGGCAGCAGCAGGATTTCGCCGCGCTGTGGCAGGCAATTGCTCAGCACACAATCTATGTGCTGAGCGACGAAGTGTATGAGCACATCTGCTTCGATGAAGCGGGCCACGCCAGCGTGCTGGCCCATTCTGAACTGCGTCAGCGCGCCATTGCGGTGTCATCGTTTGGCAAGACGTTCCACATGACCGGCTGGAAAGTGGGTTACTGCATTGCTCCTGCGGCGATTAGCGCTGAACTGCGCAAGGTGCATCAGTACCTGACCTTCTCGGTGAATACCCCGGCGCAGCTGGCGATTGCCGATATGCTGCGTGAGCATCCGGAACACTATTTTGAGCTGCCGGCGTTTTATCGTGACCGCCGCGATCGGCTGGCGACGACGCTGAGCAACAGCCGCTTTAAGGTACTGCCCTGCGAAGGCACCTACTTTTTGCTGGTCGATTACAGCGCCATCTCCGATCTGGATGATGTCAGTTTCTGCCAGTGGCTGACCCGCGAAGTGGGCGTCGCCGCGATTCCCCTGTCGGTGTTCTGCGCCGATGCTTTCCCTCACAAACTGATCCGCCTCTGTTTTGCCAAACAGCCGGCGACATTAGATGCCGCCGCGGAGCGCTTATGTCAGCTTTAAAAATTACCGTTTTGCAGGAGACGCTGAGCTGGATGGATGGCGAGGCCAACCTGCGTCATTTTGACGCGCAGCTGGCCGGAATTACCGGACGTGACCTGATTCTGCTGCCGGAGATGTTTACTACCGGCTTTGCGATGGAGGCGGCGAAAAGCTCGCTGCCACAGGCGCAGGTGGTTGAATGGCTGCATCGGCATGCCCGTCGCACCGATGCCCTGGTCGGCGGCAGCGCGGCGATTCAGACCGACAATGGCGCGCTCAACCGCTTCCTGCTGGTCGAGCCGGACGGCACGCTGCATCAGTATGACAAGCGTCACCTGTTCCGCATGGCGGATGAACATCACCACTATCAGCCTGGTGAACAGCGTCAGGTGTTTGAGTGGCGCGGCTGGCGCATTCTGCCGCAAATCTGTTACGACCTGCGCTTCCCGGTCTTCTCGCGTAACCGCAACGATTACGATCTGGCGCTCTATGTCGCCAACTGGCCAGCGCCACGTGCGCTGCACTGGCAGGCGCTGCTGTTAGCGCGGGCGATTGAAAATCAGGCTTATGTGGCAGGCTGTAACCGCGTCGGCAGTGACGGCAATGAGCATCACTACAGCGGCGATAGCCAGATTATTTCGCCGCAGGGCGAGATCCTCAGGGCGGCCGAGCCGCATCAGCGCGCCCGGCTGGATGCTGAGCTGTCGCTGGACGCGCTGAAGGCCTACCGCGAGCGTTTCCCGGCGTGGCAGGATGCGGATCGTTTTTCGCTGTAAACCGCCGACGATTAGCTGCCGCGATAGGTTGACCACGACCAAGGCGAGATCAGAAACGGCAGATGGAAATGGCTGCCCGCCTCGGCAATCACAAAATCGATCTGGGCGCTGACATAGAGCGCATCCCGACCGGCCGCGGCAAAATAGTCGCCAATTTCCGCCGTTAAACGGTAATGCCCCGGCGTCAGCGGCTCGGGCGTCAGATCTTTCAGACGTCCGTCGCTGTCCGTTTCACCCTGTGAAATCGGAAACCACCCTTCCGGGCTGTTCTGCTCCAGTGAAATCGCCACGCCGCTGGCAGGTTTGCCCAGCGCCGTGTCAAGAATATGGGTCGTCACGGTACTCATTGCATCGTCTCCTTAAGGCGTAACAGGGTAATTTCACGCAGCTGATCCAGCGCCTCCTGCTGCTCGGCAACATCGCTATTCTGCAGCCGACGCTGCAACTCTGCCAGCATCTGCTCGCCGCTGCGCCCTTTAGCGCGTATCAGAAACACCCGGCCAAAACGCGCTTCGTACGCCTGATTACCCTGCTGCATCGCCCGTTGCAGGGCGTGATCGGCCTGCTGCATTGCAGACTGCTCGCCACGTGACAACGCGGCTTCTTTATCTGCGCCCTTCGCGCGTTCACCGATGCGCGGATGTGCCGACAGTGCGGCCTCCAGTTCAGGCTGCTGCCACTGACGCGCCAGCGCATCGGCAGTGGCCAGTAGCGCCTCAGTGCTGGCAAAAGGCCGGGCCGCTACCAGCGCCTGCTGCCAGTGCGGAATCGCCACACAGTGCCGGATGGCCGCCTGCGCTTGGTCAACGGAAAGCTGATTAAATGTGGCTAATTCCATGTTCAGCTCCGTCCGGCAATCAGCGAGACCGCCTGTAAATAGGCCTGCAGTGCAGGTGCTACGTCGTCCACCGCCACCGACTCCGCCGGATGGTGGCTGATGCCGCGATGGTTACGCACAAATAACATGCCGACCGGCCAGCGTTCAGCGATGGCGATAGCGTCGTGTCCGGCACCGCTCGGCAGCGACAGACTGCGACCCTGCACCGTTTCAACCGCATGGCTCAGCGCCTGTTGCAGCGCAGAGTCACAGGCGGTGGCACCGATGCGATAATATTCGTTCGACTCGAAGCGAAGTCCACGGCGCAGCGCAATCGCCTCTGCCTGGGTTAACAGGCTGGAGAGCAGCGTCTCCAGCGGATTATCCAGCGGACCGCGTACGTCGAGTGACAGCGACACCTCGCCGGGGATGACATTCACCGCACCCGGCGCACAGTTAATCGTACCGACGGTAGCGACCAGCTGCGGGTCCTGCTCACGCGTCGTCTGCTCAATAAACACCATCCACTCGGCAGCGGCGGCCAGCGCATCTTTGCGGTGCGTCATCGGCACCGTGCCCGCATGGCCGGCTTCGCCGGTAAAACGGCAGTTGAGGCGGCGCGCACCGTTGATCGCCGTGACCACGCCCAGCGCCAGATCCTCCTGCTCCAGACAGGGGCCCTGCTCAATGTGCAGCTCAAGATATCCGACGATATCCTCGACCCGCCGTGCAGCCGCCTTGATCTGGTCGCTGTCGAGCCCGACGTCGGCCATCGCCTGCGCCACGGTGATGCCGTTGCCGTCAGGATGGGTCACCCAGCTTTGCGGCCAGCTGCCGGTAATACCGCGACTGCCGAGCAGCGTAATGCCAAAACGGGTGCCCTCTTCGTCGCCGAAGCCAATCACCTCAATCGCCAGCGGCAGACGGCACTGATGTTCGTTAAGCCACTGCACGGTTTCAATGGCGCTGAGTACGCCCAGCATCCCGTCGTAGCGCCCGGCGTTGCGTACCGTGTCCAGATGCGAGCCGAGCAGCAGCGCAGGCGCACCCGCTTCTGCCGCCTCGTAGCGCCCACAGATATTGCCGACTTCATCCTGCCACACCTGCATTCCCGCCGCCTGCATCCACTCACCGACGCAGGCGTTAGCGCGCAGATGTTCTGGCGAGAGGTAGACACGGGTCAGTCCCTCAGCCGTTTCGCTGATCGCGGCCAGCGTATCGCAGCGCGCCATCACGCGCTGTGCCGCGACCTGGGCTTCGCTGGCGCTCATCATCATGCGTGGCTCCCGTAGTGATCCCACGCGGCCTGCGCGGCGGCACCCTGCGGCGTGCGGTAGCCGACGTAGGTCAGCACCGTTTCCAGTGCCGATAGGGTCTGCATCACGCAATCTTTGCGCGCGTTGTAGCCCATGGTGCCGATGCGCCAGACCTTGCCATGCAGCGGACCAAATGAGGTGCCAATCTCAATGCCAAAATCTTCCAGCATCAGCTTGCGCACCTGATCGCCATTCACGCCGGACGGGATCATCACGCCCAGCACGTTGTTCATTTTGTTTTTCAGGTCGCCAAAGGTCTCCAGCCCCATCCCCTGAATGCCTTTCAGCATCGCTTCACCATGCAGTTTGTGGCGGGCGATGCCGTTATCCAGCCCCTCCTGCAGGATCAGACGAGCACATTCGCGCGCGCCAAACAGCGCACTGGTCGCTTCGGTGTGATGGTTGAGCCGCTCCGGGCCCCAGTAATCCATGATCATGCCGAGATCAAAATAGTTGGAGTAGATCATCTCCTCTTCGCCATCCTGATGCGCTTCGGTGCGGATCCCCTGCTCTACGCATTTGCGTTTGCGGATCACGGCTTCCATCTCTGCGCTCAGGGTGACCGGCGAGGTGCCCGATGGCCCGCCCAGACATTTCTGCATCCCCGCCGACACGGCATCGAGGCCCCAGGCGTCCGTTTCCAGCGCGTTACCCGCCAGCGACGCGGTCGCATCGGTATAGAACAGCACCCCATACTGTTTGCAGATTGCGCCCAGCTGCTCCAGTGGTTGCAGCATGGTCGTCGAGGTGTCGCCCTGCACGGTCAGCAACAGACGCGGTCGCACTTTTTTAATCGCATCTTCAATCTGGTCCGGGGTAAAGACTTCGCCCCACGGCACTTCAATGGTGTGCACGTCCGCACGACAGCGGCGGGCAATTTCGCACAGCAGATGACCGAAGCGGCCAAACACCGGTACCAGCACTTTGTCACCAGGGCGAATAGACGACAGCAGAATCGCTTCGATACCGGCACGAGAGGTGCCATCAATCAGCAGCGTCCAGCGGTTTTCGGTGCGGAACACGCCGCGATAGAGCGCCATCACTTCGTTCATGTAGTGGGTCATCGCAGGATCGTACTGACCCAGCAGCTGACTCGACATGGCGCGCAGCACACGGGGATCGGCGTTGATCGGCCCCGGCCCCATCAGCAAACGCTGTGGCGGATTGAGTTGCGGGAATTGTGTTATATCCATCATCATTTCCTTTTCTAAAACTCAGAGACGAACCGAAGAGATAAACTGTTTCAGCTCCGGCGTCTGCGGCTGGGCGAACAGCGTTTTACTGTCGCCCTGCTCCCAGACGCGCCCCTGATGCATAAAGACCACACGATCGCCCACGTCGCGGGCGAAGTTCATTTCATGGGTGACGAGGATCAGCGTCATGCCCTCTGCCGCCAGCTGCTCCAGAACCTTGAGCACTTCGCCCACCAGTTCAGGATCGAGCGCGGAAGTGATCTCATCACAGAGTAAAACTTTCGGCGTCATCGCCAGCGCACGGGCGATCGCCACGCGCTGCTGCTGACCGCCGGAGAGGCTGGCAGGATAGTAGTTAAGGCGTTCGCCCAGTCCGACCTTCTCCAGCATCTGTGCCGCCAGCGCCCGGCACTCGGCCTCGCTTTTCTTCAGCACGCGGCGCGGTGCCAGCATGACGTTCTCCAGCGCTGTCATGTGCGGGAACAGGTTGAAGCTCTGAAACACCATTCCGACCGAGCGGCTGATTTCACGCGCCTGCGAATCGCGGTCGGTGATCGTCATTCCGCCCAGCTTGATGCTGCCCTCCTGATAGCCTTCCAGCCCATTCATGCAGCGCAGCAGCGTGCTTTTACCCGATCCGCTACGACCGATGATCGAGATCACCTCGCCCATGTCGATATCCAGATCCACGCCTTTCAACACATGGTTGTCGCCGTAATATTTTTGCACCTGATTAATGGTGATGAGCGGCATTGAATTTTTTCTCCAGATACTGGCTGTAGCGAGACAGCGGATAACACATCAGGAAGTAGCCCAGCGCCACCAGCCCAAAGACTTTAAACGGCTGATATGTGACGTTGTTGAGAATGGTGCCCGCCTTGGTCAGCTCGATGAAGCCGATAATCGACGCCAGCGCGGTGCCCTTGATCACCTGCACGGCGAATCCCACTGTCGGGGCGATACCGATGCGGATCGCCTGCGGTGCCACCACCCGCCACAGCGTCTGACCAAAGGTCAGGCCGAGGCAGCGCGACGCTTCCCACTGCCCTTTCGGCAGGGCGCGGATGCTGCCGTACCAGATGTCCACCAGAAAGGCGCTGGTGTAGAAGGTCAGCGCCAGTGAGGCGGCGGTCCAGGGGGCGACATCAATGCCAAACAGGCCGACGCCGAAAAATGCCAGGAACAGCTGCATCAGCAGCGGCGTGCCCTGAAACAGCGCGGTGTAACCGCGTATCAGGCGCGTCAGCCACTTACGCTGCAGCAGCCGCATAAACAGCAGCGGCAGCGTCACCAGCGTGCCGCCGACAAAGGCCACCAGCGACAGCAACAGGGTCCAGCGCGCCGCCAGCAGCAGGTTGCGCAGGATGTCCCAGTCGGTAAAGGTCGTCATCATGATGGCTGCACTCCAAACCATTTACGGCCAATCGCCAGCAGCAGATGGCGCATCGCAATCGACAACGCCAGGTAGATCAGCGTGGTCACCAGATAGACCTCAAAACTTAAGAAGGTGCGCGACTGGATCAGGTTGGCAGCGAAGGTCAGCTCTTCATAGGAGACCTGCGACACCACCGACGAGCCCAGCATCACGATGATGCACTGACTCACCAGCGCCGGATAAATGCGCTGCAGCGCAGGCGGCAGCACGACCCGCAGAAAAGTCTGGCTGCGGGTTAATCCCAGCACCCGTCCCGCTTCCCACTGCCCTTTGGGCGTCACCTGAATCCCGGCGCGGATAATCTCGGTGCTGTAGGCGCCAAGGTTAATCAGCATCGCCAGCAGTGCCGCCTCACCCGCAGTGAGTTTCAGCCCCAGCGCAGGCAGACCGAAAACGATAAAGAACAGTTGCACCACAAACGGCGTATTGCGGATCAGCTCGACATAGATGCCCCACAGACGGCTCATCCAGCTCGGTTTGCCGCTGCGCAGCGCCGCGCCCGCAATGCCGAGCGCCACGCCACCGGTGGTCGCCAGCACCGTCAGCTGGATGGTGACCCACAGACCGGAGAGCAGCTCCGGCCAGTAGGGCCAAAGGGCGGGAAAGTTAAGTTGCCCGATCATGAATCCGTCCTCAGGCGCCGAGGTTCGCAGGCAGCGGTGCTTTCAGCCACTCTTCTGAGAGTTTATTCAGCGTGCCGTCTTTAATGCCCTGCTCAATCAGCTCATTCACTTTCGCTTTCAGTGCAGGCTCATCTTTTTTCAGGCCGATATAGCAGGGTGAATCTTTCAGCATAAACTGCGCCACAGGCGCTTTGGCCGGATTCTGGCGCGCAATCGCGGCGACGACCAGGTTACCGGTTGCGACATACTGCACCTGACCGGAGAGATACGCAGACAACGTGGTGTTGTTATCTTCATAGCGTTTCACCTGCGCATCTTTCGGGGCCACTTCACTCAGCACCATATCTTCTACCGCACCGCGCGTGACGCCAATCGACTTGCCGCTCAGAGCCGACGCCGCTTTGATTTCATCGCCCTTCGGACCGAAGACGCCCAGGAAGAACGGCGCATAGGCACGGGTGAAGTCGATCACTTTCTCACGCTCGGCGTTTTTACCCATGCTGGAGATAACCAGATCGACCTT
This genomic window contains:
- a CDS encoding amino acid ABC transporter permease encodes the protein MIGQLNFPALWPYWPELLSGLWVTIQLTVLATTGGVALGIAGAALRSGKPSWMSRLWGIYVELIRNTPFVVQLFFIVFGLPALGLKLTAGEAALLAMLINLGAYSTEIIRAGIQVTPKGQWEAGRVLGLTRSQTFLRVVLPPALQRIYPALVSQCIIVMLGSSVVSQVSYEELTFAANLIQSRTFLSFEVYLVTTLIYLALSIAMRHLLLAIGRKWFGVQPS
- the uraD gene encoding 2-oxo-4-hydroxy-4-carboxy-5-ureidoimidazoline decarboxylase, with the protein product MELATFNQLSVDQAQAAIRHCVAIPHWQQALVAARPFASTEALLATADALARQWQQPELEAALSAHPRIGERAKGADKEAALSRGEQSAMQQADHALQRAMQQGNQAYEARFGRVFLIRAKGRSGEQMLAELQRRLQNSDVAEQQEALDQLREITLLRLKETMQ
- a CDS encoding amino acid ABC transporter ATP-binding protein, with protein sequence MPLITINQVQKYYGDNHVLKGVDLDIDMGEVISIIGRSGSGKSTLLRCMNGLEGYQEGSIKLGGMTITDRDSQAREISRSVGMVFQSFNLFPHMTALENVMLAPRRVLKKSEAECRALAAQMLEKVGLGERLNYYPASLSGGQQQRVAIARALAMTPKVLLCDEITSALDPELVGEVLKVLEQLAAEGMTLILVTHEMNFARDVGDRVVFMHQGRVWEQGDSKTLFAQPQTPELKQFISSVRL
- a CDS encoding transporter substrate-binding domain-containing protein → MKKVLMAVATAALLMAQTGSALADQLQDIQKRGVIRVAVPQDFPPFGSVGTDLQPQGYDIDTAKYLAKQMKLKLQLVPVSSANRVPYLQTDKVDLVISSMGKNAEREKVIDFTRAYAPFFLGVFGPKGDEIKAASALSGKSIGVTRGAVEDMVLSEVAPKDAQVKRYEDNNTTLSAYLSGQVQYVATGNLVVAAIARQNPAKAPVAQFMLKDSPCYIGLKKDEPALKAKVNELIEQGIKDGTLNKLSEEWLKAPLPANLGA
- the uraH gene encoding hydroxyisourate hydrolase, giving the protein MSTVTTHILDTALGKPASGVAISLEQNSPEGWFPISQGETDSDGRLKDLTPEPLTPGHYRLTAEIGDYFAAAGRDALYVSAQIDFVIAEAGSHFHLPFLISPWSWSTYRGS
- the hpxK gene encoding allantoate amidohydrolase; translation: MMMSASEAQVAAQRVMARCDTLAAISETAEGLTRVYLSPEHLRANACVGEWMQAAGMQVWQDEVGNICGRYEAAEAGAPALLLGSHLDTVRNAGRYDGMLGVLSAIETVQWLNEHQCRLPLAIEVIGFGDEEGTRFGITLLGSRGITGSWPQSWVTHPDGNGITVAQAMADVGLDSDQIKAAARRVEDIVGYLELHIEQGPCLEQEDLALGVVTAINGARRLNCRFTGEAGHAGTVPMTHRKDALAAAAEWMVFIEQTTREQDPQLVATVGTINCAPGAVNVIPGEVSLSLDVRGPLDNPLETLLSSLLTQAEAIALRRGLRFESNEYYRIGATACDSALQQALSHAVETVQGRSLSLPSGAGHDAIAIAERWPVGMLFVRNHRGISHHPAESVAVDDVAPALQAYLQAVSLIAGRS
- a CDS encoding amidohydrolase, with amino-acid sequence MSALKITVLQETLSWMDGEANLRHFDAQLAGITGRDLILLPEMFTTGFAMEAAKSSLPQAQVVEWLHRHARRTDALVGGSAAIQTDNGALNRFLLVEPDGTLHQYDKRHLFRMADEHHHYQPGEQRQVFEWRGWRILPQICYDLRFPVFSRNRNDYDLALYVANWPAPRALHWQALLLARAIENQAYVAGCNRVGSDGNEHHYSGDSQIISPQGEILRAAEPHQRARLDAELSLDALKAYRERFPAWQDADRFSL
- a CDS encoding pyridoxal-phosphate-dependent aminotransferase family protein, producing MDITQFPQLNPPQRLLMGPGPINADPRVLRAMSSQLLGQYDPAMTHYMNEVMALYRGVFRTENRWTLLIDGTSRAGIEAILLSSIRPGDKVLVPVFGRFGHLLCEIARRCRADVHTIEVPWGEVFTPDQIEDAIKKVRPRLLLTVQGDTSTTMLQPLEQLGAICKQYGVLFYTDATASLAGNALETDAWGLDAVSAGMQKCLGGPSGTSPVTLSAEMEAVIRKRKCVEQGIRTEAHQDGEEEMIYSNYFDLGMIMDYWGPERLNHHTEATSALFGARECARLILQEGLDNGIARHKLHGEAMLKGIQGMGLETFGDLKNKMNNVLGVMIPSGVNGDQVRKLMLEDFGIEIGTSFGPLHGKVWRIGTMGYNARKDCVMQTLSALETVLTYVGYRTPQGAAAQAAWDHYGSHA
- a CDS encoding pyridoxal phosphate-dependent aminotransferase gives rise to the protein MTQHNLIPESKLPLLGTTIFSQMSALAQQHKAINLSQGFPDFSGPDYLQQRLAYHVSQGANQYAPMTGALPLREAIAEKTARLYDYRPDVETEITVTAGATEALYAAITALVRPGDEVICFDPSYDSYAPAVELSGGVMKRITLQPPAFRVDWQAFAELLSDKTRLVILNTPHNPSATVWQQQDFAALWQAIAQHTIYVLSDEVYEHICFDEAGHASVLAHSELRQRAIAVSSFGKTFHMTGWKVGYCIAPAAISAELRKVHQYLTFSVNTPAQLAIADMLREHPEHYFELPAFYRDRRDRLATTLSNSRFKVLPCEGTYFLLVDYSAISDLDDVSFCQWLTREVGVAAIPLSVFCADAFPHKLIRLCFAKQPATLDAAAERLCQL
- a CDS encoding methylthioribulose 1-phosphate dehydratase; the encoded protein is MSQSLPLDQLVAACHWIGAKGWAPATGGNMSVRRDEHVCLLSESGKDKGTLTRDDFIEVDIATSQSLSGRKPSAETGLHTMIYRLFPEAGAVLHTHTVNSTVLSRVEQGAALLLHGYEMQKSLSGQHTHLDTLAIPVFDNSQDIAALASEIEDYAARFPLRYGFLLRGHGLTCWGQDVSEARRHLEGLEFLFECERQRRLLEKA
- a CDS encoding amino acid ABC transporter permease, with the protein product MTTFTDWDILRNLLLAARWTLLLSLVAFVGGTLVTLPLLFMRLLQRKWLTRLIRGYTALFQGTPLLMQLFLAFFGVGLFGIDVAPWTAASLALTFYTSAFLVDIWYGSIRALPKGQWEASRCLGLTFGQTLWRVVAPQAIRIGIAPTVGFAVQVIKGTALASIIGFIELTKAGTILNNVTYQPFKVFGLVALGYFLMCYPLSRYSQYLEKKFNAAHHH